The following coding sequences lie in one Alicyclobacillus curvatus genomic window:
- a CDS encoding PBP1A family penicillin-binding protein, protein MTTLLVALRAAPLPDESFLDPTRIETTDGAVLSEWTLRGIRTEQVPMRQIPVSLQQATLAVEDARFYRHHAVSPRSMMRALWVDAKSGHVVEGGSTITQQLVKNLFLSQERTLTRKIREELLSLQLELHESKQDILNQYLNTIYYGHGAYGVGAASLLYFGKPVSDLSLAESAMLAGLPKGPSIYSPLLHPDAAKGRQRLVLDRMVQTGAITPREADAAYQQPLSYHTAADPTASAPYFTHTALQEAENQYHIASEEMYRGGIRITTTLDRVLQQAAEHAIQSSLPKGSNIQAAIVALDPQTGAIKAMVGGKDYATSPYNRVFAERQPGSTFKAILYTAALQNGWSPADQVNSEITTFLYDKDKTYTVHDYGDFYAHRPLTMREAIARSDNVYAVTTNLDIGPDTVIDEARKMGVTTPLSPYPALALGVFPTSPLQMATVYATLANGGYRVVPHSVERVKSPSVDLTAQPDRDKVQVIPDTVAFQVTDLMKSVLDPGGTGYKIRPYLHGPAAAKTGTTDTDAWMVGYTPKLVCAVWVGYDNNKPLSLVEEHLAGPIWAKFMGTAQQRVPSKWYEPPLGLEKRVIDPVTAELATNRCSTTETDYFTEGNGPKTFCSLHPAQTEESATAKHAPWWQQWFWRH, encoded by the coding sequence ATGACCACACTACTAGTCGCCCTGCGGGCGGCGCCGCTCCCCGACGAAAGTTTTCTCGATCCGACCCGCATCGAAACCACAGACGGTGCCGTATTGTCGGAATGGACGCTCCGCGGCATCCGCACTGAGCAGGTGCCGATGCGGCAAATCCCCGTCAGTCTGCAGCAAGCGACACTTGCCGTCGAAGATGCGCGTTTTTATCGCCACCATGCCGTTAGCCCGAGGTCCATGATGCGCGCTCTGTGGGTGGATGCCAAGAGTGGACACGTGGTGGAGGGCGGATCGACCATTACACAGCAACTGGTGAAAAACCTGTTTCTCAGTCAGGAGCGCACGCTGACGCGAAAAATCCGCGAAGAGCTGTTGTCCTTGCAACTTGAACTGCACGAGTCGAAGCAGGATATCCTGAACCAATATCTCAACACCATCTATTACGGACACGGGGCGTACGGGGTTGGTGCTGCCTCTCTGCTCTATTTCGGCAAACCCGTATCCGATTTGTCGTTAGCGGAATCTGCAATGCTTGCCGGACTGCCAAAAGGACCGAGCATCTATTCACCCTTGCTGCACCCGGATGCCGCAAAGGGGCGGCAGCGGCTCGTACTCGACAGAATGGTCCAAACCGGCGCGATTACCCCTCGTGAAGCAGACGCGGCCTATCAACAGCCGCTCTCTTACCATACCGCCGCCGATCCGACAGCATCCGCCCCCTATTTCACACACACTGCCTTGCAGGAGGCAGAGAATCAGTACCACATTGCCAGCGAGGAAATGTACAGGGGCGGCATCCGGATTACAACCACGCTTGATAGGGTGCTGCAGCAGGCCGCCGAGCACGCCATACAGAGCTCCCTGCCGAAAGGCAGCAACATCCAGGCGGCGATTGTCGCACTGGACCCACAAACGGGCGCCATCAAGGCCATGGTCGGCGGCAAGGACTACGCGACAAGCCCGTACAATCGGGTGTTCGCAGAGCGACAACCGGGATCGACCTTTAAAGCCATCCTTTATACGGCGGCTTTGCAGAATGGTTGGTCCCCGGCCGATCAGGTGAACAGCGAAATCACCACCTTCTTATACGACAAGGATAAAACCTACACGGTCCACGACTACGGTGACTTTTATGCGCATCGGCCACTGACCATGCGGGAAGCCATCGCGCGCTCGGACAACGTGTACGCCGTGACGACGAACCTCGACATTGGACCAGACACCGTCATCGACGAAGCGCGAAAGATGGGCGTGACAACACCGCTGTCCCCGTACCCGGCCCTCGCGCTCGGCGTGTTTCCGACAAGTCCGCTCCAGATGGCGACAGTCTACGCAACCCTCGCAAACGGCGGATATCGGGTGGTGCCGCATTCTGTCGAACGCGTGAAGTCTCCGTCTGTGGACCTGACGGCGCAGCCGGACAGAGACAAAGTCCAAGTGATTCCGGACACGGTGGCGTTCCAGGTGACGGACTTGATGAAGTCCGTCCTTGACCCAGGCGGCACAGGCTACAAAATTCGCCCATACCTACACGGCCCCGCGGCAGCGAAGACCGGCACCACAGACACGGACGCATGGATGGTGGGTTACACACCAAAACTCGTTTGCGCCGTCTGGGTCGGTTATGACAATAACAAGCCGCTAAGCCTCGTGGAAGAGCACTTGGCCGGACCCATCTGGGCGAAGTTCATGGGGACCGCGCAGCAACGCGTACCGTCAAAGTGGTACGAACCGCCGCTTGGACTCGAGAAGCGCGTCATCGATCCGGTGACGGCCGAACTCGCCACCAATCGTTGCAGCACGACCGAAACCGACTACTTTACGGAAGGAAACGGGCCCAAGACATTCTGCTCTTTGCACCCGGCACAAACGGAGGAGTCGGCGACAGCCAAACACGCCCCGTGGTGGCAACAGTGGTTTTGGCGGCACTAG
- the speE gene encoding polyamine aminopropyltransferase, translating to MKKAETWFTEYQSENLSIGLRINKSLHSEVTDFQTLDIMETEQYGNLLVLDGCVMTTDKDEFVYHEMISHVPLHTHPNPKRVLVIGGGDGGAIREIIKHPSVEKAVLAEIDGRVIETSKEYFPQIASGLSDPRVDVQVTDGIQYVKDHKGEFDVILVDSTDPIGPAVGLFARDFYQLVSEALTEDGLFVAQTESPFANRELISQVNADIKSVFPQTHMYLAFIPTYPTGMWSFTMGSKKYHPLHDVQGQRVTGTKYYSTDVHKAAFALPPFVQELIQK from the coding sequence GTGAAGAAAGCGGAGACGTGGTTTACAGAGTACCAATCCGAAAACCTGTCGATTGGACTGCGCATCAATAAATCGTTACATAGCGAGGTTACCGACTTCCAGACCCTGGACATCATGGAAACCGAACAGTACGGGAATCTCTTGGTGCTCGACGGCTGTGTGATGACGACCGATAAGGACGAGTTTGTCTATCACGAGATGATTTCCCATGTGCCGCTTCACACCCACCCAAACCCGAAGCGCGTGCTCGTGATTGGCGGAGGCGACGGCGGGGCCATCCGTGAAATCATCAAGCACCCATCCGTCGAGAAGGCTGTGCTCGCAGAAATTGACGGACGCGTGATTGAAACGTCGAAAGAGTATTTTCCGCAGATTGCGAGCGGTCTGTCTGACCCGCGCGTAGACGTGCAAGTGACCGATGGCATCCAATACGTCAAGGACCACAAGGGTGAATTCGACGTGATTTTGGTGGATTCGACCGATCCGATTGGTCCCGCCGTCGGCCTCTTCGCCCGCGACTTCTACCAACTGGTCTCTGAGGCGCTCACTGAAGACGGCTTGTTTGTCGCCCAGACCGAGTCACCGTTTGCGAACCGTGAACTCATCAGCCAAGTGAACGCGGACATCAAGAGCGTGTTCCCGCAGACGCACATGTACCTCGCCTTTATCCCAACCTACCCGACGGGCATGTGGAGTTTTACGATGGGATCAAAAAAGTATCATCCTTTGCACGACGTGCAGGGGCAGCGCGTGACAGGCACGAAGTACTACTCCACGGATGTGCATAAGGCAGCGTTCGCCTTACCGCCCTTTGTGCAGGAGCTGATTCAAAAGTGA
- the speB gene encoding agmatinase — MAGRRNLSPDQGSASGSPAAFAKGAHRPLDAAYSGNVYIASSEDYEAAKAVIYGMPMDWTVSFRGGTRLGPARIREVSIGVEEYSPYLDKDLSELSFFDAGDVPLPFGNPQKSVDAIYEYVKTVFADGKLPIGLGGEHLASWGPLRAAWEKYSDLRIVHIDAHTDLRDEYEGEPYSHSTVIKKACDAIGPDRIYQFGIRSGTRDEFYWAKENTHFFPFEVANPLRNVLPELKGKPVYVTWDIDVFDPAYAPGTGTAEHGGIDPREGFETMKLLSELNVVGFDLMEISPPIDPSELSQILAAKLVREALLAFVK, encoded by the coding sequence ATGGCGGGGCGGCGGAATCTGAGTCCGGACCAGGGGTCAGCCTCTGGCTCCCCGGCGGCGTTCGCAAAGGGCGCCCACCGCCCACTAGATGCTGCTTACAGCGGCAACGTCTACATCGCATCAAGCGAGGATTACGAAGCTGCGAAAGCTGTCATTTACGGGATGCCGATGGACTGGACGGTGTCGTTTCGCGGCGGTACACGCCTCGGACCGGCGCGCATTCGCGAGGTGTCAATCGGGGTCGAGGAGTACAGCCCGTATTTGGACAAAGACCTGTCCGAACTCTCGTTTTTCGACGCGGGGGACGTTCCTTTGCCGTTTGGCAACCCGCAAAAAAGCGTCGACGCTATTTATGAATATGTGAAGACGGTCTTCGCCGATGGGAAGCTGCCAATTGGGCTTGGCGGTGAGCACCTGGCATCATGGGGGCCGCTTCGGGCTGCGTGGGAGAAGTACTCGGACCTTCGCATTGTCCACATCGATGCCCACACGGACCTGCGCGATGAGTATGAAGGCGAGCCGTATTCGCACTCCACCGTCATCAAGAAGGCGTGTGACGCAATTGGCCCAGACCGCATTTATCAGTTTGGCATTCGTTCCGGAACCCGCGACGAGTTCTACTGGGCGAAGGAAAACACACATTTCTTCCCGTTTGAGGTGGCAAATCCACTTCGTAACGTCCTGCCTGAGCTAAAGGGCAAGCCGGTCTACGTGACGTGGGATATCGACGTGTTCGATCCCGCTTACGCCCCCGGCACAGGCACCGCCGAACACGGCGGCATCGACCCGCGCGAAGGCTTTGAGACGATGAAACTCCTGTCTGAATTAAACGTCGTCGGTTTCGACTTGATGGAAATTTCACCGCCGATTGACCCGAGTGAACTGTCGCAGATCTTGGCGGCAAAGTTGGTGCGTGAGGCACTTTTGGCGTTTGTGAAGTAG
- a CDS encoding DUF1934 domain-containing protein, whose amino-acid sequence MEEFWLSEQDFLVPVRLEIQRRNRWLGAQKTGRTWDDEEQQTVEHVRWKQSNQVHEISYQETPPSQARGSTTGESAKTGEPASVTVCRLQPSALTWERHGGVEWVHVFVPGDTGTSTMNVPGAGSIEVRLMTKSLRLVVEPTGGTIEVAYDMTISDVTQYIELTMRFTRT is encoded by the coding sequence GTGGAAGAGTTCTGGTTGTCTGAGCAAGACTTTCTGGTTCCGGTCCGCCTGGAGATTCAGCGGCGAAACCGCTGGTTAGGTGCGCAGAAGACGGGTCGTACGTGGGATGACGAGGAACAGCAAACGGTAGAGCACGTGCGCTGGAAACAGAGCAATCAGGTCCATGAAATCTCCTATCAGGAGACACCTCCTTCACAAGCACGCGGCAGTACGACCGGTGAATCTGCAAAGACAGGCGAACCCGCAAGTGTCACGGTCTGTCGGTTGCAGCCATCTGCCCTGACGTGGGAACGCCATGGCGGGGTGGAGTGGGTGCACGTTTTCGTACCTGGAGACACAGGGACATCCACGATGAACGTGCCAGGGGCGGGATCGATTGAAGTTCGACTCATGACCAAGAGTCTTCGACTCGTGGTGGAGCCGACCGGTGGAACCATTGAGGTCGCCTACGACATGACCATCTCCGACGTGACGCAGTACATTGAACTCACCATGCGCTTCACACGCACCTAA
- a CDS encoding sigma 54-interacting transcriptional regulator: protein MREGGPGCPKASLDAQNTRFEYTVAVGCAAGRIQGREGWLVAYLDLSRDALVEILDTIDEGIHAVNLTGETTVYNRAAARLDGLRPENVLGKHLLQSFPSLENGTSTLLQVLKTGKPIYNRPQTYTNYLGVKVHTVNTSLPILSDGHLVGALEVAKDFTQVKRLSEQVLELQAQVAGSAAKKGANRSSGAADSAPKAVYLFSHVLTEYPPLIEVKRRAEKASHTTSPILIYGETGTGKELLVQAIHNASPRQSDPFLALNCAALPASLLEGILFGTVRGSFTGAEDRAGLFELTNGGTLFLDEIQSMPLDLQAKLLRVLQEGELMRVGDLRVRRVDVRVITAANVLPEDAVRQGLLRSDLYFRINVVRFDLPPLRERRSDMDVLITHFIGKLNGRFGTHVRGVTEAVAHLFANYSWPGNVRELENALEAAMNLVDEGLIDVESLPVHLRNYAVQHGMWQVVKSDAGGGEGADAAGVDANGAAVYARGGDGASHHRDRAENPAVLGAGDRSGAEKSAQEPWVDALEHIGLPEFWHGIETSEASDLSWGELQNAFERIILAYAVKSTAGNVKQAAQLLRMPRQTLQYRLKQLNID, encoded by the coding sequence ATGCGCGAAGGCGGGCCCGGATGCCCAAAGGCGAGCCTGGATGCGCAAAACACGAGGTTCGAATACACCGTCGCTGTGGGGTGTGCAGCCGGGCGAATTCAAGGCAGGGAGGGGTGGCTTGTGGCATATCTCGACTTAAGCCGAGACGCACTCGTTGAGATTCTCGATACAATCGACGAGGGTATCCACGCCGTCAATTTGACCGGTGAGACCACGGTGTACAACCGTGCAGCCGCACGGCTTGACGGGTTGCGTCCGGAAAACGTCCTTGGCAAACATCTGCTGCAGTCCTTCCCTTCCCTTGAGAACGGTACGAGCACCTTACTTCAGGTGCTCAAAACTGGCAAACCTATCTACAATCGGCCACAGACCTATACCAATTATCTCGGCGTTAAGGTCCACACCGTCAATACCAGCTTGCCCATCCTCTCGGATGGCCACCTCGTCGGCGCACTCGAAGTGGCGAAGGACTTCACTCAGGTGAAACGGCTCTCGGAGCAGGTGCTGGAGTTGCAGGCGCAGGTAGCGGGATCGGCCGCGAAAAAAGGTGCAAATCGAAGCTCGGGGGCGGCCGATTCGGCGCCGAAAGCCGTGTACCTGTTTTCCCATGTGCTGACCGAATATCCACCGCTGATTGAAGTGAAGCGTCGGGCCGAAAAAGCGTCGCACACCACATCCCCCATCCTCATCTACGGTGAGACCGGAACCGGCAAGGAACTGCTCGTGCAGGCGATTCACAACGCCAGCCCGCGCCAAAGCGATCCGTTTCTGGCGTTAAACTGCGCCGCCCTCCCAGCATCCCTCCTCGAAGGGATTCTGTTTGGCACGGTGCGCGGCAGTTTCACTGGCGCCGAAGACAGGGCAGGGTTGTTTGAACTGACGAATGGTGGGACTTTGTTTCTCGACGAGATCCAGTCGATGCCGCTTGACTTGCAGGCGAAGCTGCTGCGCGTGCTGCAGGAAGGAGAGTTGATGCGGGTCGGCGATTTGCGCGTTCGCCGCGTTGACGTCCGCGTCATTACCGCAGCCAACGTGTTGCCTGAGGATGCTGTCCGCCAGGGCCTGCTTCGCAGCGATCTGTATTTTCGCATTAACGTGGTTCGCTTTGACCTGCCGCCGTTGCGGGAAAGGCGGTCCGATATGGATGTCCTCATCACCCACTTCATCGGCAAGCTGAACGGTCGCTTCGGAACTCACGTGCGCGGCGTGACAGAGGCCGTCGCTCATCTCTTCGCCAACTATTCATGGCCAGGCAACGTCCGTGAATTGGAGAACGCCCTCGAAGCAGCCATGAATCTGGTGGACGAAGGCCTTATTGACGTCGAGAGCCTGCCCGTGCACCTGCGCAACTACGCCGTACAGCACGGGATGTGGCAAGTTGTAAAGAGTGACGCGGGTGGTGGAGAGGGTGCGGATGCGGCTGGAGTCGATGCGAACGGTGCCGCCGTGTACGCCCGCGGTGGTGACGGTGCGTCTCATCATCGAGATCGTGCCGAAAATCCGGCAGTCCTCGGTGCGGGCGATAGGTCAGGTGCCGAAAAATCGGCACAAGAACCTTGGGTCGACGCTTTGGAGCACATTGGGTTGCCCGAGTTTTGGCATGGGATTGAAACATCTGAGGCTTCCGACCTGAGTTGGGGGGAGCTGCAGAACGCGTTCGAACGGATAATTTTAGCGTATGCTGTGAAATCCACTGCAGGAAACGTCAAACAAGCTGCACAGTTGCTCCGCATGCCCCGTCAGACCCTCCAATATCGTCTGAAGCAACTGAACATCGATTGA
- a CDS encoding zinc-binding dehydrogenase produces the protein MPQAGPNHTDPYGLYRVLEPQGAMPQAAWRVDNAPVCHEGEILIDVEILNIDSASFTQLKAAADNDSDKLVDGVFEIVRDRGKMHNPVTGSGGMLIGRVAQIGSRIAERGGVKVGDRIATLVSLSLTPLDLRKIHRVDMHNAQLDVEATAILFESGIFAKMPDDLPDRIALAVFDVCGAPAQTARLVQPGSSVVIFGAGGKSGLTVLAEARRSSVSGKIIAIEYGEAACQRVENLGFADTVLNLDATSSADVYQAVTAALEGNLADVVINCVNVPGTEMSSILCAKDRGTVYFFSMATSFTAAALGAEGVGKDVDLMIGNGYCKGHANHALNLLRETPELLAVFEQKFAGTH, from the coding sequence ATGCCGCAAGCCGGTCCAAATCACACGGATCCATATGGATTGTACCGTGTCCTTGAGCCGCAAGGCGCGATGCCGCAGGCAGCATGGCGGGTCGACAACGCCCCGGTTTGCCATGAGGGCGAGATTCTTATCGACGTAGAAATTCTCAATATTGATTCGGCCTCATTCACACAATTGAAAGCAGCAGCAGACAACGACTCTGACAAACTCGTCGACGGCGTCTTTGAGATTGTGCGGGACCGCGGCAAGATGCATAACCCTGTCACAGGCAGCGGCGGGATGCTTATCGGCAGGGTGGCGCAAATCGGATCGCGCATCGCAGAACGCGGTGGCGTCAAAGTCGGCGACCGCATCGCAACCTTGGTTTCCCTGTCGCTGACTCCGCTCGACTTGCGGAAAATTCACCGTGTTGACATGCACAATGCGCAGCTCGATGTGGAAGCAACGGCTATCCTCTTTGAAAGCGGAATCTTTGCCAAAATGCCAGATGACTTGCCTGACCGCATTGCTCTCGCTGTGTTCGATGTCTGTGGGGCTCCCGCACAGACCGCTCGGCTCGTGCAACCGGGCAGTTCGGTGGTCATTTTCGGGGCGGGCGGCAAGTCAGGGCTGACGGTGCTCGCTGAGGCTCGCAGGTCAAGCGTGAGCGGCAAAATCATCGCTATCGAATACGGCGAGGCCGCGTGCCAGCGGGTGGAAAACCTCGGCTTTGCGGACACGGTGCTAAATCTTGACGCCACCTCATCGGCTGACGTCTATCAAGCGGTGACAGCAGCCCTCGAAGGAAACTTGGCCGACGTCGTCATCAACTGCGTCAACGTGCCTGGCACGGAGATGAGTTCCATCCTGTGCGCAAAGGACCGCGGGACTGTGTATTTCTTCAGCATGGCGACGAGCTTCACTGCAGCGGCCCTTGGTGCAGAGGGCGTGGGCAAAGACGTCGATTTAATGATTGGCAATGGGTACTGCAAAGGCCATGCAAATCATGCTTTGAACCTTCTCCGCGAGACCCCAGAATTGCTCGCGGTGTTTGAACAGAAGTTCGCCGGCACGCATTAA
- the ablA gene encoding lysine 2,3-aminomutase: protein MSLLEKNLTHRYGKQQRHFREIELWKDITDEQWNDWKWQLTHTINTIDELKQVVNLNEDEVGGVENVRDSIPLRITPYYAMMMDPDDPTCPVRMQAVPLSNEMQRSPWDMEDPLDEDEDSPVLGLTHRYPDRVLFLITNQCSMYCRHCTRRRFSGQVGHAVPKPQLDAAIDYIRRTPTVRDVLLSGGDGLLVNDRILEYILSELRAIPHVEIIRIGTRAPVVFPQRITDNLCTILKKYHPVWINTHFNHPDEITPEAAAACEKLADAGVPLGNQSVLMRGVNDCPHIMKKLLHDLVKIRVRPYYLYQCDLSEGIEHFRTSVAKGIEIMEQLRGHTSGYAIPTYIVDAPGGGGKIPVGPQYLISQGHGKVILRNFEGVITTYHEPIYEDKGCPPSCTHDHSRDKDELIGVARLLNDVDLTLEPKNLKRRTSREHLDREHADLDALRRAPRHN, encoded by the coding sequence ATGAGCTTACTCGAGAAAAACCTGACGCACCGCTACGGCAAACAGCAACGCCACTTCCGCGAGATTGAACTATGGAAAGATATCACGGATGAACAGTGGAACGACTGGAAATGGCAGCTCACGCACACCATCAACACGATTGATGAATTGAAGCAGGTCGTGAACCTGAATGAAGACGAAGTTGGCGGCGTTGAGAATGTTCGCGACTCCATTCCGCTTCGGATTACGCCGTATTATGCGATGATGATGGATCCCGACGACCCAACCTGCCCCGTTCGCATGCAGGCCGTTCCGCTCTCGAATGAGATGCAGCGGTCGCCTTGGGATATGGAAGATCCGCTCGACGAAGACGAAGATTCTCCCGTGCTCGGACTCACGCACAGGTATCCGGACCGGGTGCTCTTCCTTATCACCAACCAGTGTTCCATGTACTGCCGCCACTGCACACGCCGTCGTTTCTCCGGGCAGGTTGGGCACGCGGTTCCGAAACCGCAGCTCGACGCAGCGATTGACTACATCCGCCGCACCCCAACAGTCCGTGACGTGCTCCTTTCCGGCGGCGACGGATTGCTCGTGAATGACCGGATTCTCGAATATATTCTCAGTGAGCTGCGAGCCATCCCGCATGTCGAAATCATCCGCATTGGTACGCGTGCGCCAGTCGTGTTCCCGCAGCGCATCACCGATAACCTGTGCACCATCCTGAAGAAATACCATCCCGTGTGGATTAACACGCACTTCAACCACCCGGACGAGATCACGCCGGAAGCCGCCGCCGCTTGCGAGAAGCTTGCTGACGCAGGGGTGCCGCTTGGCAACCAGTCCGTGCTCATGCGCGGCGTCAACGACTGCCCGCACATCATGAAGAAACTGTTGCACGATCTCGTTAAAATCCGCGTCCGCCCCTACTATCTCTATCAATGTGACTTGTCAGAGGGCATTGAGCACTTCCGCACGAGTGTTGCGAAGGGCATCGAAATCATGGAGCAACTTCGCGGTCACACCTCCGGCTACGCCATCCCGACTTACATCGTCGATGCGCCCGGCGGCGGCGGCAAGATTCCAGTGGGTCCGCAGTATCTCATTTCCCAGGGCCACGGCAAGGTCATTCTGCGAAACTTTGAAGGTGTCATCACGACCTATCACGAACCCATTTATGAAGATAAAGGCTGCCCGCCGTCTTGCACACACGACCACTCCCGTGACAAGGACGAACTTATCGGCGTGGCGCGCCTCTTGAACGACGTTGATTTGACTTTGGAGCCGAAAAACCTGAAACGCCGCACGAGCCGGGAGCACTTGGACCGTGAACATGCCGATCTCGATGCGCTCCGCCGCGCCCCTCGCCACAACTGA
- a CDS encoding lysine 5,6-aminomutase subunit alpha: MKSKLNLSPEMVDRARTAAAAIADAVTDFISKRTTVSVERTVLRLFGVDGVDADGVPLPNVVVDAVSAAGLLAGGVSRPFVSAMITTDLTAQELAEAIAQGSIDIAALPKTSDAEVEERARVLAKAGIEHIGRNRAQRDDYLRRLDGGQAPLLYVIVATGNIYEDVVQARAAARQGADIIAVIRSTGQSLLDYVPYGATTEGFGGTYATQENFRIMREGLDEVGEELGRYIRLCNYCSGLCMPEIAAMGALERLDVMLNDALYGILFRDINPQRTLVDQAFSRMVNAYAGVIINTGEDNYLTTADAVEAAHTVLASQFINEQFALRVGLPEEQMGLGHAFEMNPMIEDGFLMELAQAQMAREIFPRAPLKYMPPTKHMTGNIFRGHVQDTLFNMVGVMTGQGIQLLGMMTEQIHTPLIQDRHLSIENAKYVFNNARHLSDEIEFAAEGRIVQRAKTVLEEAVELLEHIVDTGFFEALSAGVFADVKRSVDGGKGMSGVFLRSDDYLNPFEIALREELGLEPVRVGVAK, encoded by the coding sequence ATGAAGTCCAAATTAAACCTGAGTCCAGAGATGGTTGACCGGGCGAGGACAGCAGCAGCCGCAATTGCTGACGCCGTAACAGACTTCATCTCGAAGCGGACCACTGTGTCCGTAGAACGCACGGTGTTGCGTTTGTTTGGTGTCGACGGTGTCGACGCGGATGGCGTGCCGTTGCCGAATGTGGTGGTGGATGCCGTATCCGCAGCGGGTCTGCTCGCTGGCGGCGTGTCACGTCCTTTTGTCAGTGCGATGATAACCACAGATCTCACGGCGCAGGAACTCGCAGAGGCCATTGCACAAGGCTCCATCGACATTGCGGCATTGCCAAAGACGAGTGACGCAGAGGTCGAGGAACGAGCACGTGTGCTCGCGAAGGCAGGAATCGAACACATCGGCAGAAACCGCGCGCAGCGGGACGATTATCTGCGCCGCCTTGACGGCGGTCAGGCGCCACTTCTCTACGTCATTGTGGCCACAGGCAACATCTACGAAGACGTGGTTCAGGCGCGAGCGGCGGCGAGGCAGGGTGCGGATATCATCGCTGTCATTCGCAGCACGGGACAGAGTCTACTGGACTATGTGCCGTACGGGGCAACGACGGAAGGGTTCGGGGGCACGTACGCAACGCAGGAGAATTTCCGCATTATGCGCGAAGGGCTTGACGAAGTCGGTGAGGAGCTAGGCAGATACATTCGCCTGTGCAATTATTGCTCAGGACTGTGTATGCCGGAGATTGCTGCGATGGGTGCGCTTGAGCGGCTGGATGTGATGCTAAACGACGCACTCTACGGGATTTTGTTCCGTGACATTAATCCGCAGCGGACACTTGTCGATCAGGCGTTTTCACGCATGGTCAACGCCTACGCAGGCGTCATCATCAACACCGGGGAAGACAATTACCTGACTACAGCCGACGCCGTGGAAGCGGCGCACACGGTGCTGGCGTCACAGTTCATCAACGAGCAGTTCGCGCTCCGGGTGGGGCTGCCTGAAGAGCAGATGGGGCTCGGTCACGCGTTTGAGATGAACCCCATGATTGAAGACGGATTTTTGATGGAACTGGCGCAGGCGCAAATGGCGAGAGAAATTTTCCCGCGAGCGCCGCTCAAGTACATGCCGCCAACCAAGCACATGACTGGCAACATCTTCCGCGGCCACGTTCAGGACACGCTGTTTAACATGGTCGGTGTCATGACAGGTCAAGGCATCCAACTCCTTGGTATGATGACCGAGCAGATTCACACACCATTGATACAAGACAGGCACTTATCCATCGAAAATGCGAAGTATGTGTTTAACAACGCCAGGCACTTATCCGACGAAATTGAGTTTGCTGCGGAAGGGCGTATCGTGCAGCGGGCAAAAACCGTGCTTGAAGAAGCCGTCGAGCTGCTCGAGCACATCGTCGATACAGGCTTTTTCGAAGCCTTGTCAGCGGGTGTATTCGCAGACGTGAAGCGATCCGTCGACGGTGGCAAGGGCATGTCCGGTGTCTTCCTAAGGTCCGATGACTACCTCAACCCGTTCGAGATTGCCCTCCGCGAGGAACTCGGCCTTGAACCAGTGCGAGTGGGGGTGGCAAAATGA